Proteins encoded in a region of the Zunongwangia endophytica genome:
- a CDS encoding glycosyltransferase family 2 protein, protein MSCLVSICIPTYNGGVYLQEALDSILQQNFRDFEIIISDDQSKDETLKIANKFKEAVDFPVKIYNHNPNGIGANWNNCLEKAKGKYIKFLFQDDILYSTCISDMTKFLEDNKDISLVASKRDFIVESNLNKDLKKWIQTYGNLQCQFKNLSQTLVLDKKVFRSDFFLQSPLNKIGEPSVVMFRNDILKKVGYFREDLKQILDYEFYYRILKKQQIAILNKKLVAFRIHDDQATNINRSSKINDYKIYNEILYKEYFWLLNKDYQKKYFLEFHPFAPIVKYAIKLKNKVLKA, encoded by the coding sequence ATGTCTTGTTTAGTATCTATCTGTATACCAACATATAATGGTGGAGTCTACTTACAAGAGGCTTTAGATTCCATTCTTCAGCAGAATTTTAGAGATTTTGAAATAATAATAAGTGATGACCAATCTAAAGATGAGACCCTTAAAATTGCTAATAAATTTAAAGAAGCTGTAGATTTTCCCGTTAAAATTTATAATCATAATCCAAATGGTATCGGTGCAAATTGGAATAATTGTCTTGAAAAAGCTAAGGGTAAGTATATTAAATTTTTATTTCAAGACGATATCCTATATTCTACTTGTATATCAGACATGACAAAGTTCTTAGAAGATAACAAAGATATATCTTTAGTGGCGTCTAAAAGAGATTTTATCGTAGAATCTAATTTGAATAAAGATTTAAAAAAATGGATACAGACCTATGGGAATCTTCAATGTCAATTCAAAAATCTATCGCAAACTTTGGTTTTGGATAAAAAAGTTTTTCGATCAGATTTTTTTTTACAATCACCTTTAAATAAGATAGGAGAACCTTCTGTAGTTATGTTTAGAAATGATATTCTAAAAAAAGTAGGATATTTTCGGGAAGATTTGAAGCAAATTTTAGATTATGAGTTTTATTATCGAATCTTAAAAAAACAACAAATTGCAATCTTAAATAAAAAATTAGTAGCTTTTAGAATTCACGATGATCAGGCTACAAATATCAATAGATCTTCTAAGATCAATGATTATAAAATATACAACGAAATTTTATATAAGGAATATTTTTGGTTATTAAATAAAGATTACCAAAAGAAGTATTTTTTAGAATTTCATCCATTCGCACCTATAGTAAAATATGCGATTAAACTAAAAAATAAAGTTTTGAAAGCATGA
- a CDS encoding sulfotransferase family 2 domain-containing protein — MISHKHKCIFIHISKCAGSSIETAFGIDVSNNSESNNSNLFGWNEELKMHLQHATPEELIQNNLLSSHEWNNYYKFIIVRNPWDRLYSDYCWLSKEQNINDSFFNYINATGKFSKVLNCKNILYRGDHLKSQINYFCLDNQKIDYDQVIFFEQIQNGLEKVCRDLELPSSFFSKKVNMGKKKKNHYSFFYNQRRKDIVKEKFKNDIEFLNYFFEDRKDGLIDYIRSNSSSKSFII, encoded by the coding sequence ATGATTTCACATAAACATAAATGCATTTTTATTCATATTTCGAAATGTGCTGGATCCAGTATTGAAACTGCCTTTGGAATAGATGTTTCAAATAATTCTGAAAGTAATAACAGCAATCTTTTTGGATGGAATGAAGAATTAAAAATGCACCTTCAACATGCTACTCCAGAAGAATTGATTCAAAATAATTTATTAAGTTCTCATGAATGGAACAACTACTATAAGTTTATAATTGTAAGGAATCCATGGGATCGGCTATATTCAGACTATTGTTGGTTGAGTAAAGAACAAAATATTAACGATAGCTTTTTCAATTATATAAATGCTACTGGGAAATTTAGTAAAGTTCTAAACTGTAAAAATATTCTATATAGAGGTGATCATTTAAAATCTCAAATCAATTATTTTTGCCTAGATAATCAAAAAATAGATTATGATCAGGTGATATTTTTTGAACAAATCCAGAATGGATTAGAAAAAGTTTGTCGGGATTTGGAATTACCAAGTTCTTTTTTTAGCAAGAAAGTGAATATGGGAAAGAAGAAAAAAAATCATTATTCTTTTTTCTATAATCAAAGAAGAAAAGATATTGTAAAGGAAAAATTTAAAAATGACATAGAATTTCTGAACTATTTTTTTGAAGACAGAAAGGATGGATTAATAGATTATATTCGTAGTAATTCATCATCTAAATCCTTTATAATTTAA
- a CDS encoding ABC transporter ATP-binding protein, which produces MSVILKAENISKQYRLGTVGTGTISHDFNRWWHQIRGKEDPYLKVGAVNDRSAKANEDYVWALRDINFEVKTGEVLGIIGKNGAGKSTLLKLLSRVTSPTTGSIKTKGRIASLLEVGTGFHPELTGRENIYLNGAILGMTKPEIRAKIDEIIAFSGCEMYIDTPVKRYSSGMRVRLGFAVAAHLEPEILVVDEVLAVGDAEFQKKAIGKMQDLSTGEGRTVLFVSHNMASIQQLCTRCLVLKNGSVQFEGDVKEGINQYLAEEKDDKQSGQFFPLSIKNARIHELAIYDNQKKINNLISGESYYFRISIENISNKSMELNLRLQFFDENKRLITTLNTYHTDDFLRISVSEKITTQCVIEKLAITSGNYILGVQLLNLDDRELLYENERFLDFKVANGDFYKTGKLPTIKNLGFLLSEYSWQKLKDA; this is translated from the coding sequence ATGAGTGTCATTTTAAAAGCAGAAAATATTTCAAAACAGTATCGATTGGGTACGGTTGGTACAGGCACTATAAGCCATGATTTTAATCGGTGGTGGCATCAAATAAGAGGGAAAGAAGATCCTTATTTGAAAGTAGGAGCGGTAAACGATCGATCTGCAAAAGCAAATGAAGATTATGTTTGGGCGCTTCGAGATATTAATTTTGAAGTAAAGACGGGAGAGGTTTTAGGTATTATTGGTAAAAATGGTGCCGGAAAATCTACTTTATTAAAATTACTTTCGAGGGTAACTTCGCCCACTACCGGAAGTATTAAAACAAAAGGACGTATTGCTTCGTTGCTTGAAGTTGGGACGGGTTTTCATCCAGAACTGACTGGCCGGGAAAATATATATCTTAATGGTGCTATTCTAGGAATGACAAAGCCGGAGATACGTGCTAAAATCGATGAAATTATAGCTTTTTCCGGTTGCGAAATGTACATTGATACACCGGTGAAAAGATATAGCAGCGGGATGCGAGTACGTTTAGGTTTTGCAGTAGCAGCTCATCTAGAACCTGAAATATTAGTAGTCGATGAGGTTTTAGCCGTTGGTGATGCTGAATTTCAAAAGAAAGCTATTGGAAAAATGCAAGATCTATCTACAGGTGAAGGAAGAACGGTCCTTTTCGTGAGTCATAATATGGCCTCTATTCAACAGCTATGTACGCGATGTTTGGTTCTGAAAAATGGTTCTGTTCAATTTGAAGGGGATGTAAAAGAAGGAATAAACCAATATTTAGCAGAAGAAAAGGACGATAAGCAAAGTGGGCAATTTTTTCCGCTCTCAATAAAAAATGCCAGAATCCATGAGCTTGCTATATATGACAACCAAAAGAAAATTAATAATTTAATATCAGGTGAATCGTATTACTTCCGAATTTCTATCGAAAACATTTCCAATAAATCGATGGAATTGAATTTAAGACTTCAATTTTTCGATGAAAATAAGCGTCTGATAACTACGTTAAATACTTATCATACAGATGATTTTTTGCGTATTTCAGTTTCTGAAAAGATAACAACACAATGTGTTATAGAAAAATTAGCGATTACCTCTGGTAATTATATATTGGGGGTGCAATTATTAAATTTAGACGATCGAGAGTTATTATATGAAAATGAAAGATTTCTTGATTTTAAGGTTGCGAACGGCGACTTTTATAAAACCGGGAAATTACCTACTATAAAAAATCTAGGATTTCTACTGTCTGAATATAGCTGGCAAAAACTTAAAGATGCATGA
- a CDS encoding ABC transporter permease, whose amino-acid sequence MNSIEDNWLYEISPKRKLIDLNFQEIWRYRDLLILFVKRDITTVYKQTILGPLWFFIQPLFTSVIYTLVFNNIASVSTGSVPNFLFNLTGITAWNYFNQCFTSTSNTFNQNAALFGKVYFPRVIVPLSKVIAGLVKFGIQILILIVFYIYFIYQGSSVTPNANLILFPVYVILMAFMGLGFGMIISAMTTKYRDLTVLIGFATSLLVYISAVPYPLSQVEEKMPDIAWIVRLNPLTQIIEGFRYMILDEGIFNLGSFLYTIGISLALFLIGLITFNRTEKNFIDTV is encoded by the coding sequence ATGAATTCCATAGAAGATAACTGGTTATATGAAATTAGTCCCAAAAGGAAGCTAATCGACCTTAATTTCCAAGAGATTTGGCGATATAGGGATTTGTTGATTTTGTTCGTAAAGCGAGATATCACAACGGTTTATAAGCAAACTATACTTGGGCCGCTTTGGTTCTTTATTCAGCCTCTATTTACTTCTGTAATATATACGTTGGTGTTCAATAATATCGCAAGTGTATCTACAGGTAGCGTTCCTAATTTTCTATTCAATCTTACGGGAATTACAGCATGGAATTATTTTAATCAATGCTTTACCAGTACATCGAACACTTTTAATCAAAATGCAGCCCTTTTTGGTAAAGTGTATTTTCCTCGGGTTATTGTTCCTCTGAGTAAAGTAATTGCTGGATTAGTAAAATTCGGAATTCAGATTCTTATTCTAATTGTTTTTTACATCTATTTTATTTATCAAGGTAGTTCGGTTACACCAAATGCTAATCTCATTCTATTTCCTGTGTATGTGATATTAATGGCTTTTATGGGTTTAGGATTTGGGATGATTATTTCAGCAATGACAACTAAATATCGTGATCTTACCGTACTTATCGGTTTTGCGACCTCTTTGCTAGTTTATATTTCAGCGGTGCCTTATCCTTTAAGTCAGGTGGAAGAAAAGATGCCAGACATTGCATGGATTGTTCGTTTAAATCCGTTAACCCAGATTATAGAAGGATTTCGATATATGATTTTAGATGAAGGTATTTTTAACCTAGGATCTTTTTTATACACTATAGGAATTAGTCTAGCTTTATTTCTTATAGGTTTGATTACCTTTAATAGAACAGAAAAGAATTTTATAGATACTGTATAA
- a CDS encoding class I SAM-dependent methyltransferase, protein MKARTREEINQTERDYWNQNKLDRTKIKKLRRHAFFYSYKRERKIINKLLLEFDDKDVLEIGSYTWAAWFDKSTKPKSLTCINISEQELENGKKHASSRDFPINHYLMDANDLSFADESFDIVFGGAILHHLDIEKSISHIHRVLKPGGKIIFLEPLNMNPIYKIYRKMNPQERTPDEHALVSKDIKIIKEKFTFDHYFFDFFTVMFGVVSLKVYGDKNYDNWINKLASNLDIFISKIPFFYVLFARVILYGNKK, encoded by the coding sequence ATGAAAGCGAGAACCAGAGAAGAAATAAATCAGACCGAAAGAGATTATTGGAATCAGAATAAATTGGATAGGACTAAAATCAAGAAGCTAAGAAGGCATGCTTTTTTTTATTCTTATAAGCGAGAGAGAAAGATTATCAATAAACTACTTCTGGAATTTGATGATAAAGATGTTCTAGAAATTGGTTCTTATACCTGGGCGGCCTGGTTTGATAAATCCACCAAACCTAAAAGTTTAACCTGTATAAATATTTCAGAACAGGAATTAGAAAATGGCAAAAAGCACGCGAGTTCGAGAGATTTTCCAATAAACCATTATTTGATGGATGCCAATGATTTATCTTTTGCAGATGAATCTTTTGATATTGTGTTCGGGGGAGCAATACTTCATCATTTGGATATCGAAAAATCAATAAGCCATATTCATAGAGTATTAAAGCCTGGCGGTAAGATAATTTTTTTGGAACCCCTAAATATGAATCCGATTTATAAGATTTACAGAAAAATGAATCCACAAGAGAGAACGCCAGATGAACACGCTTTGGTTTCAAAAGACATTAAAATAATCAAAGAGAAATTCACATTTGATCATTATTTTTTTGATTTTTTCACTGTCATGTTTGGAGTCGTTTCTCTAAAAGTTTATGGTGATAAAAACTACGATAACTGGATAAATAAATTAGCGTCTAATTTGGATATTTTTATTTCAAAAATTCCTTTTTTTTATGTGCTCTTCGCCAGAGTCATCCTTTACGGAAATAAAAAATAA